In a genomic window of Spirochaetota bacterium:
- a CDS encoding RluA family pseudouridine synthase produces MVLITYYNDITIIMKIYKNIPIIYEDNHIIVVEKPAGILSQKDFTNTDSVLEIIKEYIKTTYNKPGNVFLGLVHRLDKQVSGIMVYAKTSKAASRLSSQFRSHDVIKVYCAAVQTPISTDTAWHTIHDKITRHHDKTLISSDSHTAIQASLKYKIIYTEPTYSLVLIQLYTGKKHQIRAQLSHLGMPIVNDSKYGATALLPQTAIALHAVYLQFFHPVTKKQISFYSKPGGIITSIFATIDVDHVIKNALTHEGYSL; encoded by the coding sequence ATGGTGTTAATAACATACTATAACGATATCACCATTATCATGAAAATCTATAAGAACATTCCCATTATTTACGAAGACAATCACATCATAGTAGTGGAAAAACCAGCAGGTATCTTAAGTCAGAAAGATTTTACCAATACTGATTCAGTGCTTGAAATTATTAAGGAATATATCAAAACTACATATAATAAGCCAGGCAATGTGTTCCTTGGTCTTGTTCACAGGCTTGATAAGCAGGTCTCAGGAATCATGGTATATGCAAAGACATCCAAAGCTGCTTCACGGCTTTCGTCTCAATTCAGAAGCCATGATGTTATCAAGGTATACTGTGCAGCTGTACAAACTCCCATCAGCACTGATACTGCATGGCATACAATACATGACAAAATCACAAGGCACCATGACAAAACACTGATTTCAAGTGATAGCCATACTGCCATTCAAGCATCACTCAAATATAAAATCATCTATACTGAGCCAACATATTCTCTGGTATTGATTCAACTGTATACGGGCAAAAAACATCAGATACGTGCACAGCTGTCGCATCTGGGCATGCCTATTGTTAATGACAGTAAATATGGTGCTACCGCACTATTACCCCAAACTGCAATTGCTCTGCATGCAGTGTACCTGCAATTTTTTCATCCTGTTACAAAGAAACAAATATCCTTTTATTCCAAACCAGGGGGCATTATAACTTCAATATTTGCTACCATTGATGTTGACCATGTAATCAAAAACGCATTAACCCATGAAGGTTATTCATTATAA
- the hgcC gene encoding HgcAB-associated protein HgcC produces the protein MSGTQCCNSSSTCTIEAIVTVDERGQVVLPKDLREKLGVRAGDKFIVAALKSDASLCCIAFVRADALNSVIAEQIAPIFSK, from the coding sequence ATGAGTGGGACACAATGCTGTAATTCGTCATCAACCTGCACAATTGAGGCGATAGTTACTGTTGATGAACGCGGGCAGGTGGTGTTGCCCAAAGATCTGCGCGAAAAGTTAGGGGTCAGAGCAGGGGATAAGTTTATTGTGGCAGCTTTAAAGAGTGATGCATCGTTATGTTGTATTGCATTTGTGAGAGCAGATGCATTGAATTCGGTAATAGCAGAACAGATAGCGCCAATATTTAGTAAATAG
- a CDS encoding PsbP-related protein codes for MKRKYLIRISIIIISIMLLPGCTRKEKGRFYSDEYNFSIVFPKYWEIQQQEMGAAVIALSPEEGSRDDFRENIAITVEEVTDDSTLEKYFELSQKNLKSYSKDYRLMYKNTTWLARKPAMILGFTYTMSGLKLKVLQYYCLNEGKAYVITCTALPHTFDRYEETFLKIVRSFRFEKK; via the coding sequence ATGAAAAGAAAATACTTAATACGTATATCAATTATTATAATAAGTATAATGCTATTACCTGGTTGTACACGGAAAGAAAAGGGCAGGTTTTACAGTGATGAATATAACTTTTCTATTGTATTCCCAAAATACTGGGAGATACAGCAGCAGGAAATGGGTGCAGCAGTAATAGCACTGAGCCCTGAAGAAGGAAGCAGGGATGATTTTAGGGAAAATATTGCAATAACGGTAGAAGAGGTAACCGACGATAGTACCCTTGAAAAATATTTTGAACTATCACAAAAGAATTTAAAAAGTTATTCAAAAGATTACAGATTGATGTATAAAAATACAACCTGGCTTGCTAGAAAACCTGCTATGATATTGGGTTTTACGTATACCATGAGTGGTCTTAAATTAAAGGTATTGCAGTATTATTGCCTTAATGAGGGTAAAGCATATGTTATTACCTGTACTGCCCTGCCACATACATTTGACCGTTATGAGGAAACGTTTTTAAAGATAGTGAGATCATTTCGTTTTGAAAAAAAATAA
- a CDS encoding aminodeoxychorismate synthase component I, producing the protein MKTYTSHFLYDSYIIAAQALEPMNYYGRHGTPFIFIIDYMAQTPFICPIKNIPDSILFSFDGYSSTSQKKGKPDILHFEKFPVMFDEYLYSFNCVQQHLIEGNTYLVNLTFPTKIYTNLSLYEIFMYSNAPYKLFFNDAFVVFSPEAFITITQGNIYTFPMKGTIDAHIPDAENILYNDQKEFAEHITVVDLLRNDLARVSYNVTVEKFRYPTKVRTHVKELIQTSSIIKGTLYPDYLHNIGDIFAALLPAGSITGAPKKKTVEIIEEAEIYTRGYYTGVFGYCDGENVYSAVIIRFIENNTSLTYKSGGGITVYSNPVQEYNEMVEKVYVPIN; encoded by the coding sequence ATGAAAACATATACATCACATTTTCTTTATGATAGCTACATTATTGCTGCCCAGGCATTAGAGCCAATGAACTATTATGGCAGGCATGGTACTCCGTTTATTTTTATTATTGATTATATGGCACAAACCCCATTTATATGCCCCATCAAAAACATACCTGATTCAATACTATTTTCATTTGATGGATATTCAAGTACATCACAAAAAAAAGGGAAACCCGATATATTACATTTTGAAAAATTTCCTGTGATGTTTGATGAATATTTGTATTCATTCAATTGTGTACAACAACATCTCATAGAAGGTAATACATATCTTGTTAATCTCACTTTTCCTACAAAAATTTATACCAATCTTTCCCTTTATGAAATATTTATGTATAGCAATGCACCATATAAATTATTTTTTAATGATGCATTTGTTGTTTTTTCACCTGAAGCATTTATCACTATCACACAGGGAAATATTTATACTTTCCCCATGAAAGGAACTATAGATGCTCATATACCAGATGCAGAAAACATATTGTATAACGATCAAAAAGAGTTTGCTGAACATATTACCGTAGTTGATTTACTTAGAAATGATTTAGCCAGAGTATCATACAATGTTACTGTTGAAAAGTTCAGATACCCCACTAAAGTTAGAACACACGTAAAAGAATTAATACAGACAAGCTCAATAATAAAAGGCACTTTATACCCTGATTACCTACATAATATAGGTGATATTTTTGCAGCTCTTCTTCCTGCTGGCTCTATAACCGGGGCTCCCAAGAAAAAGACCGTTGAAATAATTGAAGAAGCTGAAATATATACAAGGGGATATTACACTGGAGTATTTGGCTATTGTGATGGAGAAAATGTATATAGTGCAGTGATAATACGGTTTATTGAAAACAATACTTCCTTGACATACAAAAGCGGTGGCGGAATAACAGTGTATAGCAATCCAGTTCAAGAATATAATGAAATGGTTGAAAAAGTTTATGTCCCTATTAATTGA
- a CDS encoding DUF1848 domain-containing protein: MIISASRRTDIPAFYSQWFMDCIQKGHCTVTNPFNPNQTKEVSLLPSDVEAIIFWTRYPVGLMKHLDQLTDSGYRYIFLYTITGYPRWLEPCSPELQHTIRAFKDISKMLGPQKIIWRYDPVVFSKELDFDFHIKNFTAIAQQLQGYTQRVIISIMEPYKKVIRRIQLLHEKEIVLHPMNVFGEDALFNFFTRIACIASNYSMQIQSCCSNLTEYGIAYGACIDGNLINSVFGLDLNPGKDPYQRNNCLCSKSVDIGSYNTCKFGCIYCYANR, translated from the coding sequence ATGATAATTAGTGCCAGCCGACGAACCGACATCCCTGCCTTTTATTCACAGTGGTTTATGGATTGCATACAAAAAGGTCATTGCACTGTTACCAATCCATTTAATCCCAACCAGACAAAAGAAGTGTCGTTGCTACCATCAGATGTTGAAGCAATAATCTTCTGGACACGATACCCTGTAGGACTTATGAAACATTTAGACCAGTTGACTGATTCGGGATATCGTTATATCTTTTTATACACCATTACTGGTTATCCCAGATGGCTTGAGCCTTGTTCACCGGAATTACAGCACACAATACGGGCTTTTAAAGATATAAGCAAAATGCTTGGACCACAAAAAATAATATGGCGCTATGATCCAGTAGTGTTTTCAAAAGAATTGGATTTTGATTTTCACATAAAAAATTTTACTGCAATAGCACAACAATTACAGGGCTACACACAAAGGGTTATTATTAGTATTATGGAACCATACAAAAAGGTTATACGCAGGATACAACTATTGCATGAAAAAGAAATTGTATTACACCCAATGAATGTTTTTGGAGAAGATGCGCTTTTCAACTTTTTTACCCGTATAGCCTGCATAGCTTCTAATTATAGCATGCAGATTCAAAGTTGCTGCAGTAATCTCACTGAATATGGAATAGCATATGGAGCATGTATTGACGGCAACCTTATCAATTCTGTTTTTGGATTAGATTTAAATCCTGGTAAAGACCCATATCAACGAAATAATTGCCTGTGCTCAAAAAGTGTTGACATAGGAAGCTATAACACATGTAAGTTTGGTTGCATATATTGCTACGCAAACAGGTAA
- the rnr gene encoding ribonuclease R, with product MSKTSSRIVQAIENQKGFFTPNDIIASVLLAKPKGKKLKKHKVSQREAQKTMHRVENTISTLYRYGFLTRQKGKYKIIQPFQFTGTFIHNKKGSGVVYLNEDIEIHIYREDVNHARNKDIVQVQLTDIRRGTLFGRVTSIVNANKQMFFARCIKPNGKLWILQLLDVPGNIQVITKDKIKPGFLAIVTVKNSFIQNYQECIINTIIEQEEQYDVQRIVGKYSLPGAHPEYEHLEHIEQYVQPHELKNRKDYRKLLTVTIDGETAKDFDDAISLEYKKGVYTLYVHIADVSAYVYKDDTIDKEAFNRGTSYYLGNTVIPMLPEKLSNDLCSLKSGVDRLTLTVMLQFDENGNYRKHEIHRGIINVKERLTYTMAQEILNSKKRGAIKTMLGHAKDLAQKLKSKRLSNGRVDLNLADAEMIFDNNASIADIAFATRLDSHMIIEEFMLSANEVVSRVLREHNVPALYRIHEPIASEKFIALQNFLKTLGIILKEEENIGLALQKVIDSVAQKEYQQVVNFIVLKSLMQAYYGPTPLGHFGLGFKDYTHFTSPIRRYPDLIVHRCIKSLIDRDKPPYSSDELAIIGEQSSKLERVAQSAERDLLKLKACRLLEDKIGQEFEGIISGVTRFGFYVSLLDKPIEGMVPLKFLTDDYYLVNEDDYTVIGRRLGRRFRLGDLVKVRLKNVDIDLMRIDFDVV from the coding sequence ATGTCTAAAACATCATCGCGTATTGTACAAGCAATTGAAAATCAAAAAGGTTTTTTTACTCCCAACGATATCATTGCATCGGTGCTGCTTGCCAAACCAAAAGGGAAAAAATTAAAAAAACATAAGGTTTCACAGCGTGAAGCACAGAAAACAATGCATCGAGTAGAGAATACAATCTCCACGCTTTACCGGTATGGATTCCTTACCCGCCAAAAGGGAAAGTATAAAATTATACAACCGTTTCAATTTACAGGTACTTTTATTCATAATAAAAAAGGCAGTGGCGTTGTGTATTTAAATGAAGATATTGAAATACATATTTACCGTGAAGATGTAAATCACGCCCGCAACAAGGACATTGTTCAGGTACAGCTAACTGATATACGCCGTGGAACGCTATTTGGCAGGGTTACGTCAATTGTGAATGCCAATAAACAGATGTTTTTTGCACGCTGCATAAAGCCCAATGGTAAATTATGGATTTTACAGCTTCTTGATGTACCAGGAAATATTCAGGTAATCACAAAAGATAAAATAAAGCCCGGTTTTTTGGCGATAGTTACTGTGAAAAATTCCTTTATACAGAATTACCAGGAATGCATCATAAATACAATAATAGAACAAGAAGAACAATATGATGTACAGCGTATTGTGGGGAAATATTCGTTACCAGGTGCGCATCCCGAGTATGAACACCTTGAGCACATTGAACAGTATGTACAACCACACGAACTAAAAAATCGCAAAGATTACCGAAAGCTTTTAACAGTAACCATTGATGGGGAAACAGCAAAAGATTTTGATGATGCCATTTCATTAGAATATAAAAAAGGCGTTTATACTCTGTATGTCCATATTGCAGATGTTTCAGCATATGTATATAAAGATGACACCATTGATAAAGAAGCATTTAACCGTGGAACAAGCTACTATTTAGGAAATACCGTAATACCAATGCTACCCGAGAAGTTATCCAACGACCTGTGCTCACTCAAATCGGGCGTTGACAGGTTAACCCTTACAGTTATGCTGCAGTTTGATGAAAACGGCAACTATAGAAAACATGAAATTCACCGCGGCATTATAAATGTAAAAGAACGCTTAACGTACACAATGGCTCAGGAGATATTGAACTCTAAAAAACGCGGTGCCATCAAAACAATGCTGGGACATGCAAAAGACCTTGCACAGAAACTTAAATCCAAACGATTATCCAACGGCAGGGTTGATTTAAACTTAGCTGATGCTGAAATGATATTTGATAACAACGCTTCTATTGCCGATATTGCGTTTGCCACACGGCTTGACAGCCACATGATCATTGAAGAGTTTATGCTAAGCGCCAATGAAGTTGTATCACGTGTTTTGCGTGAACACAATGTGCCAGCACTGTACCGCATACACGAACCAATTGCTTCAGAAAAATTTATTGCATTGCAAAATTTCCTTAAAACATTAGGCATTATTCTTAAAGAAGAAGAAAACATAGGGCTTGCACTACAAAAAGTCATTGATTCTGTAGCTCAAAAAGAGTATCAGCAGGTGGTTAATTTTATAGTACTTAAATCACTGATGCAGGCATATTATGGGCCAACACCACTGGGCCATTTTGGATTGGGCTTTAAGGATTATACCCACTTTACTTCCCCAATACGACGGTACCCCGACTTAATAGTCCATAGATGTATTAAATCATTGATTGATAGGGATAAACCGCCATATTCTTCCGATGAATTAGCTATCATTGGTGAACAATCATCAAAATTAGAACGTGTGGCACAATCGGCAGAGCGTGACCTTTTGAAACTAAAAGCATGTAGATTGCTTGAAGACAAAATTGGCCAGGAATTTGAAGGCATCATAAGTGGTGTAACACGGTTTGGTTTTTATGTTAGTTTGCTTGACAAACCAATAGAGGGTATGGTTCCATTAAAATTCCTGACCGATGATTACTATCTGGTTAACGAAGATGATTATACAGTCATTGGCAGGCGTTTGGGAAGGCGCTTCCGTCTTGGTGACCTGGTAAAGGTAAGGCTTAAAAATGTTGATATTGATTTGATGCGTATTGATTTTGATGTAGTATAA
- a CDS encoding leucyl aminopeptidase has protein sequence MLQLQAKTFDAISPEATIALLCTQEQIASNTFIPHQLSEVFTIINTKTFKAKPNTYFFAALKDKPSILLVGLGSHKDITAETLRNAASVIVGACSDKSVSQVYIVIPKLFSLLDTARYIAEGVYLANYAFNRYKTQKEETSPLLEKAILLCDTPGQLSPIVKEVSVVCNNTLLCRDLVNETTEHANPVTIAQLAKKIAAQSKIKCTIYSKKDIAKMKMGLLLAVSQGSMYPPQLIVMHYRGAPSKKDSIALVGKGITFDTGGINLKPSGHIETMRTDMAGAAACIYTINAIAQMKLPVNVYAVIPLAENMISHTAYKPGDVFTAYNGKTVEIGNTDAEGRLILADALSFTEKILKPKAIIDIATLTGACIVSFGEIVAAYLTNDENLSTALFNASETTGEKIWRMPLYKEYNEELKSDIADIVNVPAVRNAGTIIGATFLKNFVEKAPWAHIDIAGTSWYSKKRGYNPKNATGFGVRLLYEFVKNYGV, from the coding sequence ATGTTACAATTACAGGCAAAAACGTTTGATGCAATTTCACCAGAAGCAACTATTGCATTGCTATGCACTCAGGAACAGATTGCAAGTAACACATTTATTCCCCATCAACTATCTGAAGTGTTTACCATTATCAACACCAAAACCTTCAAAGCAAAACCAAATACCTACTTTTTTGCAGCACTAAAAGATAAGCCTTCAATCCTTCTTGTAGGGCTTGGCAGCCACAAGGATATTACAGCTGAAACACTACGCAATGCTGCAAGTGTTATCGTTGGTGCCTGTTCAGATAAATCTGTATCCCAGGTGTATATTGTTATTCCCAAATTATTTTCATTACTTGATACAGCACGGTATATCGCTGAAGGGGTTTATCTTGCTAACTACGCATTTAATCGTTACAAAACGCAAAAAGAAGAAACCAGCCCATTATTGGAAAAAGCTATCCTTTTGTGTGATACTCCCGGGCAACTATCGCCCATAGTAAAAGAAGTAAGCGTTGTATGCAACAATACACTTTTATGCAGAGATCTTGTCAATGAAACAACCGAGCATGCTAATCCAGTAACTATCGCACAACTTGCAAAAAAAATTGCTGCTCAATCTAAGATTAAATGCACCATATACTCTAAAAAAGATATTGCAAAAATGAAGATGGGACTGCTTTTAGCGGTAAGCCAGGGCAGTATGTATCCGCCACAACTTATTGTGATGCACTACAGGGGTGCACCTTCCAAAAAAGACTCAATTGCCCTTGTTGGAAAAGGCATTACCTTTGATACTGGCGGCATTAATTTAAAGCCATCAGGACACATTGAAACTATGCGCACCGATATGGCTGGTGCTGCAGCATGCATCTACACCATAAACGCCATTGCACAGATGAAGTTGCCGGTCAATGTATATGCGGTTATACCACTTGCAGAAAATATGATTTCACACACCGCATATAAGCCTGGCGACGTCTTTACTGCCTATAACGGCAAAACCGTTGAGATAGGCAACACTGATGCTGAAGGCCGCCTGATATTGGCTGATGCGCTATCTTTCACTGAGAAAATATTAAAACCTAAAGCCATCATTGACATTGCTACATTAACTGGCGCTTGCATCGTAAGTTTTGGGGAGATAGTAGCCGCCTATTTAACCAATGATGAAAATCTTTCCACTGCGCTGTTTAATGCTTCAGAAACCACCGGTGAAAAGATTTGGCGTATGCCATTATATAAAGAATACAATGAAGAGTTAAAATCGGATATAGCTGATATAGTCAACGTTCCCGCAGTGCGAAATGCGGGCACAATTATTGGCGCGACATTTTTAAAAAATTTTGTTGAAAAGGCACCATGGGCTCATATTGATATAGCAGGAACGTCGTGGTACTCTAAAAAGCGTGGATACAATCCCAAGAATGCTACAGGTTTTGGCGTGCGTTTGTTATATGAATTTGTAAAGAATTATGGAGTATAA
- a CDS encoding MFS transporter: MKEGYVVPTIEKIAYGLGDLAINIAYTTIGFYFLFFLVNVAGLPAQWAGVIFFIARAWDAITDPIMGMISDRTKSKYGRRRVYFLFGCIPFGLMFMLIWLVPSHSSLVLFGYYTAITILFNTAFTVVAVPYNALMPELSQNYDERTSISGFRMSLSFVGNLVAAVGVSVIVDVVFKGKEHYITSYPVMGVIFGIIIMVLIFITYVGTKERIQSEAVIHDGLLKTFKAVLSLREFRIILGMFLFNMIGFDLIQALFIFFLKDVILIEEDMTFVVMGIPLIVAVLSAPLWIYVSDKLDKRRAYMVAAVYFTLSLLLCLIAPVHNLQFVIIIGVLAGVGISASQIIPFSMIPDVIEYDEYKNGLRREGAFYGITTFLYKVASASAIALASAFLGIFGYIENSVTAQPQSAVLAIRYMMAFAPGVCFLISVYFVSILPITREGFDEIKRILDERKKSIANKA; encoded by the coding sequence ATGAAAGAAGGATATGTAGTTCCCACTATTGAAAAGATAGCGTATGGGTTAGGGGATTTAGCCATTAATATTGCCTATACCACTATTGGTTTTTACTTTTTATTTTTTCTGGTTAATGTTGCCGGGTTACCTGCACAATGGGCAGGGGTTATCTTTTTTATTGCCCGTGCATGGGATGCCATAACCGATCCTATCATGGGTATGATTTCAGACAGGACTAAATCTAAATACGGAAGACGAAGGGTTTATTTTCTGTTTGGTTGTATTCCTTTTGGTCTTATGTTTATGTTAATATGGCTGGTTCCCTCTCATAGTAGTTTAGTACTGTTTGGTTATTATACTGCAATTACCATACTGTTCAATACTGCTTTCACTGTAGTTGCAGTTCCCTACAATGCACTGATGCCGGAACTATCGCAAAACTATGATGAGCGGACAAGTATATCAGGCTTCAGGATGTCTCTTTCATTTGTTGGGAATCTGGTAGCTGCAGTTGGTGTTTCAGTAATTGTGGATGTAGTCTTTAAAGGCAAAGAACACTACATTACAAGCTATCCGGTTATGGGTGTTATCTTTGGTATTATAATTATGGTTTTAATTTTCATAACATATGTGGGAACTAAAGAAAGAATTCAGTCTGAAGCGGTTATACATGATGGGCTTTTAAAAACATTTAAAGCTGTGCTGAGTTTGCGGGAATTCAGAATAATATTAGGTATGTTTTTATTCAATATGATTGGTTTTGACTTAATTCAGGCACTATTCATCTTTTTCCTCAAAGATGTCATTCTCATTGAAGAGGATATGACCTTTGTTGTTATGGGTATTCCGCTTATTGTTGCGGTATTGTCGGCTCCATTGTGGATTTATGTTTCGGACAAACTTGACAAAAGAAGAGCATATATGGTTGCCGCTGTATATTTTACACTATCGCTTTTGTTGTGTCTGATAGCTCCAGTACATAATTTGCAGTTTGTAATAATTATTGGTGTGCTTGCAGGTGTTGGCATATCAGCATCACAGATAATACCATTTTCCATGATACCTGATGTCATTGAATATGATGAATATAAAAACGGGCTGCGACGTGAAGGCGCTTTTTATGGCATTACAACATTTTTATATAAGGTTGCTTCTGCATCAGCTATTGCACTTGCTTCAGCGTTTTTAGGCATTTTTGGATATATTGAAAACAGCGTCACAGCACAGCCGCAATCAGCAGTTTTGGCTATACGCTATATGATGGCATTTGCACCGGGTGTATGCTTTTTGATTTCAGTGTATTTTGTATCAATACTTCCCATTACCCGTGAAGGGTTTGATGAAATAAAAAGAATTCTGGATGAAAGAAAAAAAAGCATTGCTAATAAGGCTTAA
- a CDS encoding aminotransferase class IV produces MSLLIESLCCVDGIIQNIKYHNERMNKSRYDLFGCNDTLCIENFVSLPDYAYTGIWKVRVHYDSAIHHIEYELYKKKSIKTLKIVIDDSIDYSYKYSDRSRIAYLFEKRGNADDILILKNGLVTDSSTANVAFYNGKQWVTPATPLLPGTKRACLIDEGLISQRYIRLNDIGMFTHVSLINAFLDIGDIVVPITSIEM; encoded by the coding sequence ATGTCCCTATTAATTGAATCACTATGTTGTGTTGATGGTATAATACAAAATATTAAATACCATAATGAACGAATGAATAAAAGCCGTTATGATTTATTTGGCTGTAATGATACTTTGTGTATTGAAAATTTCGTATCACTACCTGACTATGCTTATACCGGCATATGGAAAGTAAGAGTACATTATGACAGTGCAATTCATCATATTGAATATGAATTATATAAAAAAAAATCTATCAAAACACTTAAAATAGTAATAGATGATTCAATAGACTATTCATATAAATACAGTGATAGGTCCAGAATAGCCTACCTTTTTGAAAAACGTGGTAATGCAGATGACATATTAATTTTAAAAAACGGCCTTGTTACAGATAGTTCTACAGCAAATGTGGCTTTTTATAATGGGAAACAATGGGTTACCCCCGCAACACCCTTACTTCCCGGTACAAAACGTGCCTGTCTTATTGATGAAGGATTGATTAGCCAAAGGTATATTAGACTTAACGATATTGGTATGTTCACACACGTAAGCCTTATTAATGCCTTTTTAGATATTGGTGATATTGTAGTGCCAATAACATCTATAGAAATGTAG
- a CDS encoding arsenite methyltransferase, with product MDQNIKIKNIVKQNYGTIAMSKTSCCSGGCCAPQDIAKKAGYSASDIEALDSANLGLGCGNPNALASLKVGEVVLDLGSGAGIDCFLAAKKVGPHGKVIGVDMTPEMIALARENARKLNITNVEFILGDIEHLPVDDTSVDVILSNCVINLAPNKEQAFREAYRVLKNGGRMAVSDIVLEGTLPPHIKDSIDAYVSCVAGAIQKSEYIALLHKAGFSNVEIVKEYGYGTIFGSNKDNAEGTPYDGQEQYDEIVKSISLVAWK from the coding sequence ATGGATCAAAACATTAAAATAAAAAACATAGTTAAACAAAATTATGGCACAATAGCCATGTCAAAAACTTCATGCTGTTCGGGTGGTTGCTGTGCTCCGCAGGATATTGCCAAAAAAGCGGGATATAGTGCTTCAGACATAGAAGCATTAGATTCAGCAAATTTAGGTTTGGGTTGTGGTAATCCAAACGCGTTAGCATCCCTAAAAGTTGGAGAAGTGGTTCTTGATTTAGGCAGTGGTGCCGGTATAGACTGCTTTCTTGCAGCAAAAAAGGTGGGACCACATGGCAAAGTTATTGGTGTTGATATGACGCCTGAGATGATTGCCCTGGCAAGGGAAAATGCGCGTAAATTAAACATCACAAATGTAGAATTTATTTTGGGTGATATAGAACATCTGCCAGTTGATGATACCAGCGTAGATGTGATTCTATCAAATTGCGTGATAAATTTAGCCCCAAATAAAGAACAGGCGTTTAGAGAAGCGTATAGAGTATTAAAAAATGGTGGAAGGATGGCAGTATCGGATATAGTATTGGAGGGGACTTTGCCACCGCATATTAAAGACTCAATTGATGCGTATGTAAGTTGTGTTGCGGGGGCAATTCAAAAAAGCGAGTATATTGCCCTGTTGCATAAAGCGGGTTTTTCAAATGTTGAAATTGTGAAAGAATATGGTTATGGCACTATATTTGGAAGTAATAAAGATAACGCTGAGGGCACTCCATATGATGGTCAAGAACAATATGATGAGATAGTAAAAAGTATTAGCCTGGTTGCCTGGAAATAA
- a CDS encoding ferritin family protein has product MYSTKELIDIAIGIEETGFYFYSTFKNKFKDESFKQIFQFLADEELRHKDVFSNMLKELKDTTGVFTDEYYAYLKAIGTTRVFANKDDIDKIAPNLTQPLDIIKIAMDAERDSIVWYSELKEIYRNDTKSKGILERLINEERKHVLTLLDLKEKLSM; this is encoded by the coding sequence ATGTATTCAACAAAAGAACTCATTGATATAGCCATTGGCATTGAAGAAACAGGATTTTATTTTTATTCTACATTTAAAAACAAATTTAAAGATGAATCGTTTAAGCAAATATTTCAATTCCTTGCTGATGAAGAATTGCGCCATAAAGATGTATTTTCTAATATGCTAAAGGAATTAAAAGATACCACCGGTGTATTTACTGATGAATACTATGCGTATCTTAAGGCGATAGGGACTACCAGGGTATTTGCAAATAAAGACGACATTGATAAAATTGCACCAAACCTTACACAGCCACTGGATATAATAAAGATAGCAATGGATGCTGAGCGTGACTCTATAGTATGGTATTCGGAGTTAAAAGAAATTTATAGAAATGATACAAAATCAAAAGGCATTTTAGAGCGTCTTATTAATGAGGAACGAAAACATGTGCTGACATTACTTGATTTGAAAGAAAAGCTCAGCATGTAA